From a region of the Fischerella sp. JS2 genome:
- the lipB gene encoding lipoyl(octanoyl) transferase LipB produces the protein MSRSIPSHNRRCLLYDQGLLPYLDVLEWQRSLLQERIKDPSLDDVLILLEHPPVYTLGQGATPEFLKFDLNNNTYDVYRVERGGEVTYHCPGQLVGYPILNLHSYQKDLHWYLRQLEEVLIRALAVYGLVGERISGFTGVWVEGRKVAAIGIKVSRWITMHGFALNVCPDMTGFERIVPCGIADKPVASLANWIPSITCDQLRHTVAQSFAQVFDVEIIRAPVRQIPG, from the coding sequence ATGAGCCGTAGTATTCCTTCACACAACCGCCGATGTCTACTATATGACCAAGGGCTATTACCATACTTGGATGTATTAGAATGGCAGCGATCGCTACTTCAAGAGCGGATCAAAGATCCCAGTCTAGACGATGTGTTAATCTTGCTAGAACATCCACCTGTATACACTTTGGGGCAAGGAGCTACCCCGGAATTTCTCAAATTTGACCTTAACAATAATACGTATGATGTGTATCGAGTTGAACGAGGCGGAGAGGTTACTTACCATTGTCCAGGTCAACTGGTAGGGTATCCAATTTTAAACTTGCATAGTTATCAAAAAGACTTGCATTGGTACTTGCGACAGTTAGAAGAAGTGTTAATTCGCGCGTTGGCGGTATATGGTTTAGTAGGAGAACGGATTTCTGGTTTTACTGGCGTTTGGGTGGAAGGACGCAAAGTAGCTGCGATCGGTATTAAAGTCAGCCGTTGGATTACTATGCATGGCTTTGCATTAAATGTTTGTCCTGACATGACAGGCTTTGAGCGAATTGTACCCTGTGGCATTGCTGATAAACCTGTGGCTTCTTTAGCCAATTGGATACCGAGTATAACTTGTGATCAATTACGCCACACTGTAGCACAGTCTTTTGCACAAGTATTTGATGTCGAGATAATTAGAGCGCCAGTTCGCCAAATTCCGGGTTAG
- a CDS encoding phenylacetate--CoA ligase family protein codes for MNTESQRQRAVKVYADFLHTPLDTLIQQHLNTEGESSVLSLFHDVATSVPAYKNFLAEQAINPDSIQSFTDFQTLPLITKENYLLRYPLANLCRYGQLSSCDMIAVSSGSTGKPTFWPRFFTDELQIAIRFEQIFHDSFAADTRRTLAVICFTLGTWVGGMYTTNCCRYLASKGYPITVITPGNNKEEILRVVQALGNAFDQVVLLGYPPFLKDVIDTGIARGIEWQQYQIKLVMAGEVFSEEWRSLVGERVGCQHLCYDCASLYGTADAGVLGNETPLSVCIRRFLAANPEAARTLFGESRLPTLVQYDPITRFFEVKEGALVFSGDNGIPLVRYNILDTGGIITYDAMLKFLAQYNCHPVTELQAHGSRGVRPLPFVYVFGRSNFTVSYFGANIYPENVTVGLEQAEIKDWVTGKFVMQVKEDTDKNRYLSVVVELAPGEEASVARTQTVAGSILTQLLRLNTEFANYVPPEYQTPQITLIPTGDPEYFPVGVKHRYTRK; via the coding sequence ATGAATACTGAATCACAACGGCAACGAGCAGTTAAGGTATATGCAGATTTTTTACATACTCCTTTAGATACACTTATACAACAGCATCTCAACACTGAAGGCGAATCTAGTGTTTTGTCATTATTTCATGATGTAGCTACTAGTGTACCTGCATATAAAAACTTCTTAGCAGAACAAGCAATAAATCCTGATTCCATCCAAAGTTTTACAGATTTCCAAACCCTGCCGTTAATTACTAAAGAAAATTATCTACTGCGTTATCCATTAGCTAACTTATGCCGTTACGGACAGCTTTCTAGCTGTGACATGATTGCAGTTTCTTCTGGTTCAACGGGAAAACCAACTTTTTGGCCCCGTTTTTTCACAGATGAATTGCAAATTGCCATACGCTTTGAACAGATATTTCACGATAGTTTTGCTGCTGACACTAGACGCACCTTAGCTGTGATTTGTTTCACTTTGGGAACTTGGGTAGGTGGAATGTATACTACCAATTGCTGTCGCTATCTTGCTAGCAAAGGTTATCCAATTACGGTAATTACCCCAGGTAATAATAAAGAAGAAATTCTTCGCGTAGTACAGGCACTTGGTAATGCTTTTGATCAGGTTGTGCTATTGGGATACCCACCTTTTCTCAAAGATGTAATTGATACTGGTATTGCTCGTGGGATCGAATGGCAGCAGTATCAAATTAAATTGGTAATGGCAGGAGAAGTATTTAGTGAGGAATGGCGCAGTTTGGTAGGGGAAAGGGTTGGTTGTCAACATCTTTGCTATGACTGTGCATCACTCTACGGCACAGCAGATGCAGGTGTATTAGGCAACGAAACACCCTTAAGTGTCTGTATTCGTCGTTTTTTAGCAGCAAATCCAGAAGCAGCGCGGACTTTATTTGGGGAATCTCGTTTACCCACCCTCGTACAGTATGACCCAATCACCCGCTTTTTTGAAGTCAAAGAAGGAGCATTAGTGTTTTCTGGAGATAACGGTATTCCCTTAGTGCGTTACAACATCTTGGATACTGGTGGCATAATTACTTACGATGCCATGCTCAAGTTTTTGGCACAGTATAATTGTCACCCAGTAACTGAATTGCAAGCTCATGGTAGTAGAGGTGTGCGTCCTTTGCCTTTTGTTTACGTTTTCGGACGCTCTAACTTTACAGTTTCCTATTTTGGTGCAAATATTTACCCAGAAAATGTAACTGTGGGATTAGAACAGGCAGAAATTAAAGATTGGGTAACAGGTAAATTTGTTATGCAGGTAAAAGAGGATACAGACAAGAACCGATATTTGTCTGTGGTGGTAGAATTAGCACCGGGAGAAGAAGCTAGTGTTGCAAGAACGCAAACCGTAGCAGGTTCGATTCTCACCCAACTTTTGCGCCTCAACACTGAATTTGCTAACTACGTTCCCCCAGAGTATCAAACACCACAAATTACACTAATACCAACAGGCGATCCAGAGTATTTCCCAGTAGGAGTGAAGCATCGGTATACACGTAAGTAG
- a CDS encoding DUF1565 domain-containing protein, with the protein MSQVLYVNSLVGNDSASGLPQAPLKTITQALKKATSGTQIQLADGSYNAAGGEVFPLSVPGGVSIVGNEANKGSSILIEGSGQYLSRTFAAQNVTFVLDNSAELKGVTVTNSATRGSGVWVESTSPTVANCTFTKCKREGVFVTGDGNPVIRNNQFIENAANGIAIAKNAKGEIQGNTCINTGFGIAISDTASPKLVDNKISENRSGIVISGSARPILRNNICERNTQDGLTVIANALPDIGSINNPGGNIFRSNGQFDLQNASSNKLTSAGNQIDPSKTKGLIEFLDNQVPTPIPNPTPNPTPNPTPNPTPTPQPEPEPFPDPTPTPLPTPTPNPTPTPTPNDLTDINNHWAVAFIRELVKLEIIKGFPDRTFRPDATMTRAQYAALIVKAFNPSAKRQAIKFKDVAQDFWANKVIQQAYQGQFLSGYPDNTFRPNDNIQRVQVIVSLVNGLGLTASGNKTLKPYDDQTKIPEYAKDEVIVASEKQIIVNYPKVKQLNPTREATRAEVVAMVYQALVDADRVAEIDSPYIVVA; encoded by the coding sequence ATGTCTCAAGTTCTTTACGTAAATTCTCTTGTTGGCAATGATAGCGCTAGTGGTTTACCACAAGCACCTTTAAAAACTATTACACAAGCCCTCAAAAAAGCTACCTCCGGTACACAGATTCAACTAGCAGATGGTAGTTATAACGCTGCTGGGGGGGAAGTCTTTCCCTTGTCGGTTCCGGGTGGAGTCTCAATAGTAGGTAATGAAGCTAACAAAGGCAGTAGTATTTTAATTGAAGGCAGTGGACAGTACCTCAGTCGTACCTTTGCTGCTCAGAATGTCACATTTGTACTAGACAATAGTGCTGAACTCAAGGGTGTAACTGTAACTAATTCCGCTACCCGTGGTAGTGGCGTCTGGGTAGAATCTACCAGTCCTACTGTTGCCAACTGCACTTTTACAAAATGTAAGCGAGAAGGAGTGTTTGTAACTGGCGACGGGAACCCAGTAATCCGCAACAATCAATTTATAGAAAACGCTGCTAATGGGATTGCGATCGCCAAGAATGCCAAAGGTGAGATTCAAGGTAATACATGCATCAATACAGGTTTTGGCATTGCCATTAGTGATACGGCTTCTCCCAAACTAGTAGATAATAAAATTTCCGAAAATCGTTCTGGTATCGTCATCTCTGGTAGCGCCCGTCCGATACTACGTAATAATATCTGCGAAAGAAACACTCAAGATGGCTTGACGGTAATTGCCAATGCTTTACCAGATATTGGCAGTATCAATAACCCAGGGGGTAATATTTTTCGCAGTAACGGACAATTTGATCTCCAAAATGCCAGTTCCAACAAACTCACTTCTGCTGGAAATCAAATAGATCCATCAAAAACCAAGGGTTTAATTGAGTTTCTTGATAATCAAGTTCCTACGCCAATCCCAAATCCAACCCCCAATCCAACCCCAAATCCAACTCCCAATCCAACACCTACGCCGCAACCTGAACCTGAACCATTTCCTGATCCGACACCGACTCCACTACCAACTCCAACTCCAAATCCAACTCCAACACCTACTCCCAACGACTTAACTGATATTAACAATCATTGGGCAGTTGCCTTTATCCGGGAATTAGTGAAGTTGGAAATCATCAAGGGTTTTCCTGACCGCACATTTAGACCAGATGCGACAATGACAAGAGCGCAGTATGCCGCGTTAATAGTCAAAGCTTTTAACCCTAGTGCCAAACGCCAAGCAATCAAATTTAAGGATGTAGCGCAGGACTTTTGGGCAAATAAAGTCATTCAACAAGCTTATCAAGGACAATTTCTCTCCGGTTATCCCGATAATACTTTCCGTCCTAATGATAATATCCAGCGTGTACAAGTTATCGTTTCGCTGGTGAATGGACTAGGTTTAACCGCTAGTGGTAATAAAACTCTCAAACCCTACGATGATCAAACAAAAATTCCTGAATATGCCAAAGATGAGGTAATTGTCGCCAGCGAAAAACAAATTATTGTTAACTATCCCAAAGTTAAGCAACTCAATCCCACTCGCGAAGCTACACGCGCAGAGGTGGTGGCAATGGTGTATCAAGCGTTAGTTGATGCTGATCGTGTAGCAGAGATCGACTCGCCTTATATTGTGGTTGCTTAG
- the hpf gene encoding ribosome hibernation-promoting factor, HPF/YfiA family → MKLVIHGKNIEITDAIREYVHQKIEKAVSHFQNITNEVDVHLSVARNPRINPKQAAEVTIYANGNVIRAEESSENLYASIDLVADKIARQLRKYKERRHEKKTHAQTNIEGVVQQTVVTDLIGNRAPELPEEVVRTKYFAMPPMTVTEALEQLQLVGHDFYMFRNSETGEINVIYERNHGGYGVIQPRNSNGHINHTNGKNGKTAHTNTGITEASHVNK, encoded by the coding sequence ATGAAGCTTGTCATCCACGGCAAAAATATTGAAATCACCGATGCGATTAGAGAATATGTACATCAAAAAATTGAAAAGGCGGTGAGTCATTTTCAAAACATCACAAATGAAGTGGATGTACACTTGAGCGTAGCTCGCAATCCCCGAATTAATCCCAAGCAGGCGGCAGAAGTTACAATTTATGCCAACGGAAACGTCATCCGTGCCGAGGAGAGTAGCGAGAACTTGTACGCCAGTATAGATTTGGTAGCAGACAAAATTGCCCGTCAATTGCGTAAATATAAAGAACGGCGTCATGAGAAGAAAACTCATGCCCAAACTAACATTGAAGGAGTAGTACAACAGACAGTAGTTACAGATTTAATTGGTAATCGCGCCCCTGAATTACCAGAAGAAGTGGTTCGGACAAAATATTTTGCCATGCCACCCATGACTGTTACAGAAGCTTTAGAACAACTGCAACTGGTGGGACACGATTTTTACATGTTCCGCAACAGCGAAACAGGCGAAATTAACGTGATTTATGAACGCAACCACGGTGGCTACGGTGTAATTCAACCTCGTAACAGTAATGGTCATATAAATCATACCAATGGTAAAAACGGCAAAACTGCTCATACCAACACTGGCATTACGGAGGCATCGCACGTAAATAAATAA
- a CDS encoding MFS transporter encodes MSSKLRSLFKNPASIGIALSFYAFIAIGIAEGGLGVLIPSIQATFNLTSATITLIFLSQVSGYVFAALTSSLLSSRIGLARLLLLASFCLTCALITYAVSPYWLLMVAAGTFLGLGIGLIDAGINTYIANHQGNADLMGLLHAFYGIGALLGPAVATTLLAMNVNWRGVYLVIAIIVGLTVLSMLWAVVSNYRPLNQRTSITDTSATANLSLALRTPTVLLAGLLLLVYVGTEASVGNWAYSVQTVSRGTPEILAGYSVSAYWLGLTLGRLATGRVVRYLGAARTLDSALMLLGVSLTAWWLLPKQLLSLPMIGFALAPIFPMTIWLMPQRIPAAIVPAGIGFMTSVASLGAAGIPAGVGAVAARAGLGIIPVLMIPLVVIMVILHRWLVGRSPAN; translated from the coding sequence ATGTCGTCTAAATTGCGATCGCTTTTCAAAAATCCAGCTTCGATTGGTATCGCTTTATCTTTCTACGCTTTTATTGCAATTGGCATTGCTGAGGGAGGGTTGGGTGTTCTCATCCCCTCTATCCAAGCAACATTCAATCTTACTTCTGCAACCATCACCTTAATTTTTCTCAGCCAAGTTTCTGGTTACGTATTTGCGGCATTAACTAGCAGTTTGCTTAGCAGTCGCATCGGCTTAGCACGATTGCTGTTGCTGGCATCTTTTTGCCTCACCTGCGCCCTTATTACCTATGCTGTTTCTCCGTACTGGTTATTAATGGTTGCAGCAGGCACATTCCTGGGTTTAGGAATTGGCTTGATTGATGCAGGTATTAATACGTACATTGCTAACCACCAAGGTAATGCTGATTTAATGGGTTTACTGCACGCTTTTTATGGCATTGGGGCGTTGCTAGGCCCTGCTGTAGCGACAACCCTGCTAGCAATGAATGTAAATTGGCGGGGTGTTTATTTGGTAATTGCTATTATTGTTGGTTTGACAGTGTTGAGTATGCTATGGGCTGTTGTGTCTAACTATAGACCACTTAATCAACGGACTAGTATTACAGACACGAGTGCAACAGCTAATTTAAGTCTTGCTTTGAGAACACCTACAGTATTATTGGCAGGGTTGTTATTGCTAGTCTATGTAGGTACGGAGGCCTCAGTTGGTAACTGGGCTTACAGCGTTCAGACAGTCAGCCGAGGTACGCCGGAAATACTTGCAGGCTACAGTGTCAGTGCCTATTGGCTGGGGCTAACTTTAGGACGTTTAGCTACAGGGCGTGTCGTGAGGTATTTGGGTGCTGCCCGTACTTTGGATAGTGCTTTGATGTTGCTAGGAGTAAGTTTAACTGCTTGGTGGTTGCTACCGAAACAATTACTTAGTTTACCGATGATTGGGTTTGCTTTGGCTCCCATTTTCCCCATGACAATTTGGTTAATGCCGCAACGAATACCTGCTGCAATTGTGCCAGCAGGAATTGGTTTTATGACAAGCGTTGCTAGTTTGGGGGCTGCGGGAATTCCGGCGGGTGTTGGCGCTGTTGCAGCGCGTGCCGGTTTAGGAATTATTCCAGTTTTGATGATTCCTCTGGTGGTGATCATGGTGATTTTGCACCGTTGGCTAGTGGGGCGATCGCCCGCGAACTAG